tgtaaattttgattcCATGGCGGCTTTCATTGTTGTTCCCAACCTCAATTCTCTTTCTTACAGAAGGGGGAAGCTGTGTGTAAATGCTCTGAATTTTCTATAGATAGGGGACTAAGGGAGCTGCCAGGTTtgctaaagaaaaaaatggataCATGAGAAAGGTGGAAATGAAACATGGATCAGTATTCGACTTAAAAGGACAAAAAAGCTAGGGATCATTTCTAGCTTGAGCTCAAATGAATTGAGTTTAAGTATCTTTAATAATCGGAATgattttcaaaagtatttttgggACAAAAGTATTCTTAGACAAACTTtgtttttagagaaaaatgcatcttccaaataaaaaattggtcCAAAAgtactttattttctcttttttctcaaAAGCATTTTTGAGAAGTATTCTTAAATTAGTccttaagttttattttatctattatatgtttaattgaactattaatttacccaaaataaaCACATGAAACTAATTGGTGTAAataagttcaattttattttaaaacggATCATATCGTATTCCATCAAATTCAAACTAAATTTCGAGTagcaaatttcaaaattagatcaAGCAtcaacttaaatataatttcgttttaaattttatcaatacaAAATCATCTTCTGGAGATGATGTTGTTGGAAGGAGAGTAACcttaaatataaactattaaaccAACACGgagaattaaaaaaagaaaaaaaaggattttgTTCCCTTAGAAAGGCTTCCCCTTGGGCCTTGACGCGGAAAGAGGTCCATTTCCCGGTAACCGAACAGAGACCGGAAGGGGTTCTTAAATCGTAGCTATAAAAGGTACTTACCTTCTACCCATTGATACTATGCCTATCGGCTATCGCACTTGAAGCTTGTAGGACAAGCCTCGGCATTTCCATCATAATCGAACAGTGCTTGGAAACTACTTACAACAATGGAAATGGACATCGATAGCGCCTGTAAACCCAAAGGTAGGTATTCCCCTTTTCCCGGTCCTATGATTCGATCCTATTCTCAGGTTGTATCATCGTACTCATTACTAAACTTCTCCGTGTATGCGCCCTTCTCTTctttgaaaaagatgaagaaaaggCAAAGGGGAAGCCAATCGCGGCGATTTTGGTGGGCGCACCAGGAAGCGGCAAGTCCACTTTTTGCGAGAACGTCATGCGGGGCTCTTCACGTCCCTGGGTTCGCGTCTGCCAggtttctctctttctctcattAACGGAAATCCGGTGTTTTGAGTGGAAATTTATGTGATGTTTTGACTCTTGATCCTGCTATTTTAAGAACAATGAATTGGAGCTGCTAGCAAGTGAGgtgtttaaaatgttaaagaAAAGATCGATTTATTTACGCTTGCAGGATACTATTAATAATGGAAAAAGTGGGACAAAGCCACAGTGCTTAAAGAGTGCAGCAGCTTCATTGAAAGAGGGCAAGAGTGTGTTTATTGATAGATGCAACTTAGATAAAGAGCAGCGGGTTGATTTTGTAAATCTTGGTGGTCCAGAAGTGGAAGTGCATGCTGTTGTGCTTGATCTCCCTGCCAAGCTTTCTATATCCCGTATAGTCAAACGCACTGGGCATGAGGGAAATCTGCAAGGTGGAAAAGCTGCAGCAGTTGTGAATAGAATGCTGCAAAACAAAGAATTGCCTAAGCTGAGTGAAGGGTTTTCTCGGATCACTTTTTGCCGGAACGAGACTGATGTTGATGCTGCTGTTAAAACCTACACAGCAGTTGGTCCTTTGGACACTCTTCCACATGGCTGTTTTGGTCAGAAGGATCCCAATGCCAAAACTCAACTTGGTATAATGAGGTTCTTAAAACGACTCCATGAAACTAATGCTCGGGATTCTGTCCCTTCTCAACTTACTGAGGAAAAGGGTCCATGCGGCAAAACACAAGAAACTGTTTCATCATCGTCGGGCATGGCTAGTCAGAAGATAAAGGTCAGTGAAGACATGGCGCCAGGTTCTATTAGTCACGATGAATCTGATATTCCAACTCTGGCATTTCCATCTATTTCCACAGTAGATTTCCAATTTGACCTCGAGAAGGCATCTGATGTTATTGTTGGGAAAGTAGAGGAATTCATGGATAAGCTTGGTAATGCCAGGCTTGTTTTAGTGGACTTGACTGAGAGATCAAAGATTTTGTCTTTGGTTAGGGCTAAAGCTGCAGAAAAGAAAATCGACTCCAAAAGGTTCTTTACATTTATAGGAGATATATGTCAACTTTATACAAAGGGAGGTTTGTGCTGCAATGTAATAGCTAATGCTGCCAACTGGTAAGCCTTTTGTATATATAACATACATTTCTAATGTCTGGTAGCTAAGTGAACAAATACGATAGAAACTTTTAGGTAGAGGAACTTTGCTAGTagttatttttcatctttctggGTCCTTCGGGTTCAGTGATATAGAACACCATGGGCACTAATGCTGTAGAGCTTATCCTCCAGAATTAATAATATTCATGAGGAAAGATCAGTCACTGGTTTTAACTATAATGTTGTGGAAGTTCATTCTGTCTACCTTGATGATGTTAACTATGAGCATACCAGTGTCTGAAATCAAGGAATGAAACAATTTGTCTAACTTgattttagaccataaaaaaaCCTTCCGGCAAGTTCATTCTGTCTGAAATGGAATCTTTAATCTTCCTACTTTAGGATCTCACAAATAGTTAGATCGGATATCCAATAGCTATGGAAGTATTTCTGTCAAGTGTGAATGCATATCATACCTGCTTTGTAGTAACGTGAAACATGATACTTCTCACagattatacataatttttctttctataaATGTAAACCAAGAGATTATTTTGTTCAGGCGTCTGAAGCCTGGAGGTGGAGGTGTAAATGCTGCAATTTTCAATGCTGGTGGTCCTGCCCTAGAGGCTGCAACCAAGGAGCAGGCTAGATCTCTTCTTCCCGGGAATGCCCTTGTTGTCCCTCTGCCATCAACTTCTCCTTTGTATTCTAAGGAAGGGGTGACCCATGTGATACATGTTCTTGGGCCAAATATGAACCCACGTAGACCAAATTGTCTAGACAATGACTATGT
The sequence above is a segment of the Gossypium raimondii isolate GPD5lz chromosome 4, ASM2569854v1, whole genome shotgun sequence genome. Coding sequences within it:
- the LOC105779441 gene encoding transcription factor bHLH140; amino-acid sequence: MEMDIDSACKPKDEEKAKGKPIAAILVGAPGSGKSTFCENVMRGSSRPWVRVCQDTINNGKSGTKPQCLKSAAASLKEGKSVFIDRCNLDKEQRVDFVNLGGPEVEVHAVVLDLPAKLSISRIVKRTGHEGNLQGGKAAAVVNRMLQNKELPKLSEGFSRITFCRNETDVDAAVKTYTAVGPLDTLPHGCFGQKDPNAKTQLGIMRFLKRLHETNARDSVPSQLTEEKGPCGKTQETVSSSSGMASQKIKVSEDMAPGSISHDESDIPTLAFPSISTVDFQFDLEKASDVIVGKVEEFMDKLGNARLVLVDLTERSKILSLVRAKAAEKKIDSKRFFTFIGDICQLYTKGGLCCNVIANAANWRLKPGGGGVNAAIFNAGGPALEAATKEQARSLLPGNALVVPLPSTSPLYSKEGVTHVIHVLGPNMNPRRPNCLDNDYVKGCKVLEDAYSSLFKGFLSIANTQVKVPRSSGSILSGPSKLEDEISGTKTKTWAPCLQALYNIAMQPEKHNKQVLEASDDVVVLNDIYPKAKQHLLVLARIKGLDTLADARKEHLPLLMTMHEVGLRWVDKFVGEDASLVFRLGYHSVPSMRQLHLHVISQDFDSKNLKHKKHWNSFTTAFFRDSVDVMEEINNQGKATIQDEKRLMSMELRCHRCRSAHPNIPRLKSHISSCQAPFPADLQKKGRLVPEQN